The Anabaena sp. WA102 genome contains a region encoding:
- the cas1d gene encoding type I-D CRISPR-associated endonuclease Cas1d, whose protein sequence is MGTLYIVQDDAFIGKVDERINVKYEKKILQDVPFIHLEGVVVLGRATISPAVVDELMQRHIPLSFINKIGHYLGRLEPEMTGNIFIRKAQWQAAGETPQSIHLVQGFVRGKLKNYRQTLMRYQREFNDIDLSKSIPRIEQVIAAINSTESINSLRGLEGSGSAAYFGCFDSLIRNSQFSFTKRVRRPATDPVNSLLSFGYSLLRHDLQSAVNIVGFDPYLGYLHFDRYNRPSLALDLMEEFRPLVVDAVVLSILNKQLLTPADFVTEPLSGAVSLTPEGRKTFLTLYEKKKISEFKHPVMGRKCSYREAFELQARLLAKYLMGTIDKYPPLVLK, encoded by the coding sequence ATGGGTACTCTTTACATCGTACAAGATGATGCTTTTATTGGTAAGGTTGATGAACGGATTAATGTGAAATATGAAAAGAAAATTCTTCAAGATGTTCCGTTTATTCATCTTGAGGGTGTGGTTGTTTTAGGACGAGCAACTATTTCACCTGCTGTTGTGGATGAATTGATGCAGCGTCATATTCCTCTATCTTTTATCAATAAAATTGGTCATTATTTGGGACGGTTAGAACCAGAAATGACTGGTAATATTTTCATTCGCAAGGCACAATGGCAAGCAGCAGGAGAAACCCCCCAATCTATTCATCTGGTGCAAGGGTTTGTTAGGGGAAAATTAAAAAATTATCGTCAAACTTTGATGCGTTATCAGCGTGAATTTAATGATATTGATCTATCTAAAAGTATTCCTCGCATTGAACAGGTAATTGCTGCAATTAATTCAACTGAAAGTATCAATTCTTTGCGGGGTTTAGAAGGTTCTGGTAGTGCTGCTTATTTTGGTTGTTTTGATAGTCTGATTCGTAATTCTCAATTTTCTTTTACTAAGCGTGTCCGTCGTCCAGCTACAGATCCAGTAAATTCATTGTTAAGTTTTGGCTATTCTTTGCTGCGTCATGATCTGCAAAGTGCTGTGAATATTGTCGGTTTTGATCCATATTTAGGATACCTACATTTCGATCGCTATAATCGTCCTTCTTTAGCTTTAGATTTAATGGAAGAGTTTCGCCCTTTAGTGGTAGATGCGGTAGTTTTATCTATTTTGAATAAGCAATTATTAACTCCAGCAGATTTTGTAACTGAACCGTTAAGTGGTGCTGTTTCTCTGACTCCAGAAGGACGTAAAACTTTTTTAACTTTGTACGAAAAGAAAAAAATATCGGAGTTTAAACATCCAGTAATGGGGCGTAAATGTAGTTATCGAGAGGCTTTTGAATTGCAAGCGAGATTACTGGCTAAGTATTTAATGGGAACAATTGATAAATATCCCCCTTTGGTCTTGAAATAA
- the cas4 gene encoding CRISPR-associated protein Cas4, translated as MTNSLPTFTCNLSPVTSDDDYVNIASLNQYSYCPHRCWLIHCAGEFIDNQYTIEGTSLHERVHTVGEQNREETWQIRAIYLKSEQYKLIGKSDLIEFENGGFYPIEYKRGRRGEWDNDELQVCAQALCLEEMTGKNINTGYIYYAQTHQRKLVEITPELRGSTIATIEAIQTLLFTGAMPKAVKTKRCDGCSLYSRCLPQLADKVGRYQEAN; from the coding sequence ATGACTAACTCTCTTCCTACTTTCACCTGTAACCTGTCACCTGTCACCTCTGATGATGATTACGTTAATATCGCTTCTTTAAATCAATATTCCTATTGTCCTCACCGTTGTTGGTTGATTCATTGTGCAGGGGAATTTATTGATAATCAATACACAATTGAAGGTACAAGTTTACATGAACGAGTTCACACAGTTGGAGAACAAAATCGTGAGGAAACTTGGCAGATACGCGCTATTTATTTGAAATCAGAGCAATATAAACTTATCGGTAAATCTGATTTAATTGAGTTTGAAAATGGCGGATTTTACCCTATTGAATACAAAAGAGGACGCAGGGGAGAATGGGATAATGATGAATTGCAAGTTTGCGCTCAAGCTTTGTGTTTGGAGGAAATGACAGGAAAAAATATCAATACTGGCTATATCTATTATGCTCAAACTCATCAACGGAAATTAGTAGAAATTACCCCAGAATTACGAGGTAGTACGATCGCTACTATTGAAGCTATCCAAACCTTACTGTTTACAGGTGCTATGCCAAAAGCTGTAAAAACAAAACGCTGTGATGGTTGTAGTCTTTATTCTCGATGTTTGCCACAACTTGCTGATAAAGTTGGGCGTTATCAAGAAGCAAATTAA
- the cas2 gene encoding CRISPR-associated endonuclease Cas2, translating to MNVVVSYDISEDKRRTKIHSILKSYGQWVQYSIFECELTDTQYAKLRSRLNKLIKPETDSIRFYFLCACCFGKIERIGGEQPRDQTIFFA from the coding sequence ATGAATGTTGTTGTTTCTTACGATATTTCTGAGGATAAACGCCGTACTAAAATCCATAGTATCCTCAAATCCTATGGACAATGGGTGCAGTATAGTATTTTTGAATGTGAGTTAACTGATACTCAATATGCTAAATTGCGATCGCGTCTCAATAAACTCATAAAACCTGAAACCGACAGCATTCGCTTTTACTTTCTTTGTGCTTGCTGTTTTGGTAAAATAGAAAGAATCGGTGGTGAACAGCCCCGTGATCAGACGATTTTCTTCGCT
- a CDS encoding four helix bundle protein — MTRAAASVPANIAEGHARGTTKNDFAHFLSIAKGSLMETETFLMLAVRLNYLTSEQANPTLSLIIEISKMLTSLRSKILNTP; from the coding sequence ATTACTCGTGCTGCTGCATCTGTTCCAGCCAATATTGCCGAAGGTCATGCACGAGGAACAACTAAAAACGATTTTGCACATTTTTTATCTATAGCTAAGGGTTCATTAATGGAAACAGAAACTTTTTTAATGCTTGCTGTTAGATTAAATTATCTAACTTCAGAACAAGCAAATCCCACATTATCGCTGATTATAGAAATTAGTAAAATGCTCACTTCTCTTCGTTCTAAAATCTTAAATACACCATAA